Proteins found in one Miscanthus floridulus cultivar M001 chromosome 4, ASM1932011v1, whole genome shotgun sequence genomic segment:
- the LOC136551904 gene encoding uncharacterized protein, with protein MSKISLVLISTQKTTTLLLFILASTQVNVLSLYGEARRFTCSTQLCIALESRLYDFPHNPSSSPSGSSPGRRGDLRGDVAVPPLPVSVHRLAPGHHRFARRLPLLELWRYSVSSAMDLLHPLWIYYI; from the exons ATGTCCAAAATTTCA TTGGTTTTGATATCAACTCAGAAGACAACAACTCTGCTTCTCTTTATACTGGCAAG cacACAAGTGAATGTTTTATCGCTCTACGGTGAAGCCAGAAGATTTACATGCTCCACTCAGCTGTGTATAGCCTTGG AGTCGCGCCTGTATGATTTCCCCCATAACCCATCGTCGTCTCCCTCCGGCAGCTCTCCTGGCCGGAGAGGCGATTTGAGAGGCGACGTCGCCGTTCCGCCCCTCCCCGTCTCTGTCCATCGTCTCGCTCCTGGTCATCACCGCTTCGCTCGTCGTCTGCCATTGCTAGAACTCTGGAG GTATTCTGTATCATCGGCAATGGATCTACTCCATCCACTTTGGATCTACTACATTTGA
- the LOC136548728 gene encoding putative F-box protein At5g55150, with protein sequence MTPSPNPKRRSLPLPDWRSSLPEDLHESIGQGLMSGHDATSFRSDCSPWRAAVPFATFRPLLLLPFNPDSDHVGFYCVPEKVLSKTLPDVRGKVACGSSCGWLVLMDEAASVTLLNPFAGACAPRVELPPVGEHVAAASSSEHVSRVHGRWVLHPTNGYGDTDAAGRAIKLEDMRDVFFREIVLSALPDVTGREYVAMAMLGCSMEVPFCRVGVDSVWTLLDTKLEFSVGSIIHCQDKFLAIDCTGEISVCSSNVAGATPIAMLLPSLSPPTGLCHRSYLESNGELHIVGAMVSTFHETQSFTYSSAIYKYNLHGRTSEWFRMRDIGDQTLFVSKHFNESFSGTSWPHSAG encoded by the exons ATGACTCCGTctcccaatcccaagagaaggtccctacctctccctgactggagatcTAGCCTACCAGAGGATCTCCACGAGTCCATCGGGCAGGGTCTCATGTCAGGCCATGACGCGACGTCCTTCCGATCCGattgctccccatggcgcgccgccgtcccgttcgcgaccttcaggccgctcctgctgctcccgttcAACCCTGACTCGGACCACGTCGGCTTTTACTGTGTCCCggagaaggtcttgtccaagacacTGCCCGACGTGCGCGGTAAGGTAGCgtgcggctcctcgtgtgggtggctggtgctcatggacgaggcggcgtccgtgacgctgctgaatccattcgccggtgcctgtgccccccgcgttgagctcccgccagTAGGCGAACACGTCGCAGCGGCGTCCTCATCGGAAcacgtgtctagggtccacggccggtgggtcctccatcccaccaacggctacggggacacggatgccgcaggcagagccatcaagctagaagacatgagggacgtgttcttccgtgagatcgtgctctcggcgcTGCCTGACGTCACCGGCCGCGAgtacgtggccatggccatgcttgggtgctccatggAGGTCCCGTTCTGCCGGGTAGGAGTCGACAGCGtatggacgctgctcgacactaAACTGGAGTTTTCCGTGGGGTCCATCatccactgccaagacaagttcttggcgatcgactgcactggagaaatctccgtctgcaGCAGCAACGTCGCCGGTGCCACTCCAATCGCGAtgctgctgccatcgctgtcgccacctacggggctctgccaccgcagctatctggaatcaaacggtgagctgcacattgtgggtgccatggtgagcacgttccacgagacacagagcttcacctacagcagcgcgATCTATAAGTACAACCTCCACGGCCGTACGTCGGAGTGGTTTAGgatgagggacatcggtgatcagacactgttcgtgtctaaacatttcaatgaaagcttcagtggaacaagt tggCCCCATTCAGCTGGCTGA